A region of the Heteronotia binoei isolate CCM8104 ecotype False Entrance Well chromosome 9, APGP_CSIRO_Hbin_v1, whole genome shotgun sequence genome:
GTTCACTGTGACTTCTTCTCTGTAAGGATGGCAGCCTTAAAAATTATTCCTCAGGGCACACAATACAGCAACCTTACTGTAAGCAGGCCTGAGTCTGGTGAGTGTTTTGATGGAAAGCCACCTGGTCATCATCTTGAGTTCCCAGGTGGAAGACATCTctatattataaataaataaataaatgactttgactatattattattaaattataatGAAAGAGGGCAAAGCAGCTAGGATTTAATCAGACTACAACAATCTAGTGAAGATGTAGCCTGGTGGGCCTCCACGGGGCATTTCAGATCATTTGAGCCATTGCTGAGAATACCCCACCCTGCAAAAATAGGCATGACCATCAGTTCCTTCAAGAGAGATAGTCAAGGGACAATTTCCACAATGTTCACTGTGCTTCTGGAATGATTACTATTTCACACTGGCTTAGAGAAATACCTCCCTAGAGTCTCTTCTTGGTGCAGAAAGTGTATCCAAAAAGCATTCCTTTGCCTGCCTTTCTTTGCCACATTTAGATAATCTCCAATATATACAGCTGTTTCCTGGGCTGTCCATAAGCCAGATTTCTTAGAGTATTTCAAAAGAAGAGCAGCTGGAAAATGAGACAAATGAATTAACCACTTTTTACAACATAGTTTTATATCAGTAACCAGGAATAGCATGTCAATGTGTTCTCTTTTAGGATTTATGCCCTTCCTCAAATATAGTCCCAGGATACTGACATTGTGTTTTCACACCCTGACCCCAAAGAATTTGCATTCATCTCTAGAGTATAGGCTTTACTTACAAAGAGAAACCTAAACTGTGGATAgggaaatttttattattatttattgtgaaTTTGCTTTGGAGCTGTGCAGTGTGGGAAGATGTTTCTCAACTATACATTGCTTAATAAGAAAAGTTGTAACCAGAAGGATGGCAAACCCAAGACTAGATTGGAGTCTAATAGTACCTTAGAGACTAGCAAGCAAAGAGTCAGAACTCCTTTCAACAGATAACTTGGACTgttgaaagttcataccctgaaaaATTCGTCAGTCTCTAAAttgctactgaacttgaatcttttttttttttttacagtagacCCACAGGGCTACCATCTGATACCCAAAACGGAAAGTCATTTAAAATAAGGTAATGACAAGAACACTGAGCCGTTTTAATAATCCAATCTGCTCGTGGTCCCATCCTATTGCTTTCAATGAAGAagagttagatttataccctgctcttcagtcagattctcagagtggcttacaatgtccttcccttcctttccccacaacagacacgctgtgaggcaggtggggctgagagagttctgagagatttgtgattgacccaaggtcacccagctggtgacatgtggaggagcagggactcaaactcagctctccagattagagtctgccacacttaaccactacacccaactggctctcagtttgaagCAAACTGCAGTAAGTACAGCTACACCTCCCCAAATTCACTGAAGTCTGGCCTTGGAAGagtgtaactctttttaggatcaTATTGtaaatcacaaagaatttttgctggATGTGTGACTCAAAATGTAAACATGGGGTacggtcacacatcacattaaaagtgggtgtgtagtgctcaaatttgaactgctgaatattgattcaatgcagggctgattagatgagcatccaagaatgtgactcattctgttgttgagcgatcagacatccaatactatcacactcttttcttggcacATGCGTGATCAagcagatggtgatttctggaaggggggggtccactgaacatgcgcccaactgtttgggggtgggaaatcaaatgttgcttcagagacgtgggagggggggaaggggggaaaatttccggaattaacattgccgattcaaaccagggaactgccaggaattactttcctagaaattgacagtgacaatgatatctggaaatcctccaaattgaaaaaaaagatatttttttcctgttctgaatagtgggataacgttcccccccccaccccgatcctgtgttgattggagaagcagaagcgtcacctcagattcccggatgatctagcaatgagcatgtctgctggggcttttttaaaaaaaaaaaaggtgggagtggcggtaaacattccaaggggcagtatcatgtgtgagctgtccaaacaggaaaaaaaccgatcttgtgccgcttttttgaaaaagggccggactttctgtgctatcAAATTAATGAGGCATTTATTcacagcaagctgggatgaccctggatgacgcttgattgccagatgtggatgtctggatgaacatatttaatccgtcggtgagatggagctgtgtcgccactaatggtacatctgactGCACCCATGGGAAGGTGACAAATTCAGGTTTGTAAACAAACATTTCATACAGTTatgcctgcttcggcagggagggcgggatataaatccaataaataaacaaacaaacaaataaataatactttTATGACTCTGAGCTTTCCTGTAGGAGACACTGCTAATTCCAAGAGAAAATGACAAGTTTAAAACACTTGTGTGGCATTGGGCTATATGTGAGAAATATGCAGCACTGGATCCCTAATCCATCTATGGAGTGAACTGGCTGATATTGGATACAGCATatagaagatacaggagattgtaagctgctctgagtctctgattcagagaggagggcagggtataaatctgcaattcttcttcttcatcatctaagGGGTCCAAGTACACCTAGCAACCTTCAAAGCTGAGTGGAAGATACAATGCCAGGGCTGCCACCACATAGTGAGGATTCTCTGTATTGCTTTCATCACCcacgagcagggctttttttgtagaaaaggcccagcaggaattcatttgcatataggccacaccccctgatgtcactattgtttcactcagagcttttggggtagaaaaagcccagcaggaattcatttgcatattaagccacacctctgatgcccagccagtcagaactgtgttcctgtgcattcctgctcaaaaaaagcccaggcccTGAGAATGCAGAGACACGCAGGAGACATTGGTGATAGAGCTGTCCCACATGAAAATTTCCTGGGCCCTTTCCTCATCTTTGTTTTTGACTTTTCTCTTCCATGTGTGCTCTGCTGTTGGGGCTTATGGTCATCATGGTTTTGGGATTGGATAGAAAGGATTATGAATGGAAGAAACCCAGAAACAGGGAATTATGGTTCAACACTTTGTGgaagttcaaaaaaaaaaagtgctccaTTTTAGAAGccaggatggaggaaaactcttgTGCAAAGGCTGCCTACTAGACTCCGCTGGATTCAAATCTATCCCCACTATCCCCTACAGAACTACTGACCATTACTGCCATCTTCCAAAATCTCGCTTCTGAGATGggaggcctcacttgcccagtggcagggctggccctgctaaaCAGTATCATTGGGGTGACTTTGCATATTGCAAAGAAGCACAGCTGACACCAGCATCCTCTTTTGGTGCTTTACTAGAAGATGTAAATGGAGAATTCTTGCATTTCTCCTTAGGAGACATTAAGGCACTTCACTGTTAATTAAAACATCTGAATGCTTGAGGAGCAACaaaaattatatattatatataaaggtatattttaaaaataaagttgtacTTACAGTATGCTTTATGGAGAAATTTTGGCTTAAAGAGACCAGTATTCTTCAGTCTCTCCACTAGCCAAGTATGTTCTGCTCCTGACAAAAGTCTCTCATAGTCCTCGTTGCTCAAGTTGCGAGCTTGGAGGACTTGTTCTTTGGTCTTTCCTATAAAGCAGAAAGAACTCCCACTAGAGTTCAAAAATGAGGAATTCTCCAGTTCGGAAAAACTGCTGGAAAACTGGGATGACTTACACCATGATTTCAGGGAACTCGAGCTGTGATGGCTGGTCAAAAAGGGCCTTCGTTTTTCACCTTCAGCTTCTTCAGTGGTAGCACAATCACTAAATTGATTGACTAATGATTTGTTCCTCCCTGATGGAGTCTCTGGTTGACTTGGCTGATCCCTTCTTATGTTCATGTCAGTGTGGTTACCTACAAACTGCCTTTCACTGCCAAAAACAAATTCCAAGTCATTTACTGTATCTGCTTGGGAGTCAATTGCAGGCATTTCAAATGAGGCCCCTGCAGCTGTTGTTGCAACAGATTTATTAAGCCAATTTTGTACAAAATTGTCACGTTCTGCTTTGATTGCACTGTGCATGGAAGCAGATGTCATGCTGTTACTAGGTAGATGTGGCCTCACTGGTGCATCTTTGGTTATGTCTACCGTTTCTACTGGGTCAACCAATGGCCAGTGATTTCTTGATCCTGGTTCTATCACTTGTTTGCTGCTGTCAGGATCTTCTGTGCTTTTTCCCCCACTGTTGGAATCCATTACTGAAGAGGAGATAACCATTCCAAACTGATCTTGTTTAGAAGAAGAAAGTCCATTAGAAGAAGGAATTATGCAATTACTTGACGAATCACAGCCATTCTTGTTGGCAGCACTATTGGCTTCTGTAAGGGAGTGTTTTGAAGCATTCTCTTCATGTTCTGTTCCCTTGAAATGTCCTTCTTTGAAAAGTGAGTATGATTCTGCTTGTTTATTAGCTAAAGCTGTATTTTTGTTAAAGGGATGTTTTAAAGAACTTGTACAGTTGTTTTGAGTATCTTGAAGAGAGAGATTATGAGTTTTGGAAGACAACAAATCAAGGTTGCAATCTTCAGCATTTTCTTCAACAACCTCAGTCAAGACTGCTGAGTGATGTTGACTCTTACCTGTGAAgccttttatttttgtttccttttcttgTGGTATTTCACTTTTATTGTTATCCACCTCTTCCCAACTAGTAAAGGAACTAGACTTGGATAATTTGCTCCAAGATCGCAGGGAACTAGTCATTTCACCTCTGCTTGGGGATGGGCTTGAAGCACCATCAACATTGCTTTCAGCTCTTTCAGATGGTTCACTCTCCATCTCTTCATCAAGGGAGAGATCCACTACAGGTACTCGAGATAATTTCTTTCGCATTGGGCTCTTCAGACCCTCATGACCTTTCCTTGCCTTTTGGGAATCTGGAATCTTCACAGGGTCTTTCCTATGATGTGACCTTTCTTCTGTGGCACACACAGTGTCTGCATTTCTAGTTTCAGTTTTCAAGGCTGTAATACAGGGTCCCATTTTGCCTTCTCCTTTTCTCATCTTATGGCTCTTGCAAGTATTTTCAAAAACTTCACAGATAGATGCATGATGCTGGGAATACACTTTGAGGATTTTCTGAAAGCTTTGTTCACCATTCACAATCTGCCTCCCTACTTCCTTTTTGTAGCTATCGGGAACATAAGACTTGGCATCTGAATTTGGGAAAGCCAGCACTTGCAGTTGGTCCTTCACAGACATAATCAACCACATGATCTCCTTGGCAAACATTTCCTTGTCTTGGTCTTTGGGGTGTGGTGAATGACCATACCTATACAGCTTCTCCAAGGCTTCCTGGCATAACTGGCTGACTTGATTAAGTATCATGCTTTCCCCATATAACTTCTGATGTACTTTTGTTAGGCAGAAAGCTGCTTTGACAAAACTGTGAAGTTCCAGTTTGCTGGTAACTAGCTCTTTATCCTTCTTGCTAAGGAGGCCAATTTCAAAGGACTCCTTGGCCTCTaacaaatagaatttttgcttctCTGATGGGCATGCATTTGAGTAGCTGTAAGATAGCAAACATGTTCCACGAATATTCtagaaaacaaataataaaatatgGTATTTCATGTGTCAAATTTGATGTTCAAATGCTTTTGAAGAATTATATTCACACCACTGGAAACCTTTGGTTTCACAATTACTTTCAATTAATTATTTTGTTTGTATTTGTGAACTACTATGATAATCTTATAAATTAACATTTCCTACCAACTGCAAAacccctctctctcactcactcatttTTTCATTCACGGCTCTTaagtcattctcctctcctccattttgtctacATGGCACCAACACTTGAGGACAGTGAGGCTGACAAGAGAGCAAACAAAGTCCCCCAGCAAATGTTtctggcagagtgaggattcaaaactGGACCCATCAGATCCTATCTAACCTATCCAGAAGAGTGAACTCTAGATTATAGTTTACTTGACCACTTGATTTCATGTATTTCATCTAAAACTGGAATCTAGACTTCCAAAGCTGACTTGACAACAGATTGTAGCCATAGACAAAAAAGATTTCCAACAGCTAGGAAGCAATGCAAACAGTGCATATCATATTTACCATGGCTGTGAGCACGAACAGTGGTGTGAACTGGCTGAAGGCAGCTGCCAGCTTGCAAGCTTCAGCAGCTGACAGTAAACGATGGTCAAACTCTTTAAGAAGGTTCTGTTGAAAAACAGCAAgaggaaagcaaaataaaaacatttacttCCCCCTCCTTTTACCTTATTCCTGTTATGCACAAGTAGCTTATGGAGTAGAATAGAAGGGAACAATTTAAACAAATTATAAATAATGGGGTGGATCCAGCAAGCTTGCCCCCAGAATTTTGCCTTGGCTTGCCAGATGTCTAACGGTGGGCAGTTTTGGCCCATGTCCACTGATGATCAATGGGTGGAAGCAGGTTAGCCAAATGAGGAAGGGGGAATGGAGCCCTGGTCCTCTTAGCAAGGAGTTCCTACAAAGGACAGATGGTGGCAGTGGGGGAACCAAAAGGAGGACAGAAAAGCTCCTCAGAGGGATGAAAATGTCAAGTGGGTAGCGCATGCCAGATGGAGATCTTGGACAGCCACTGGTGCCCAGACACCTCGGAGGGCAAGGCAATACAGGGCCTTGAAGGTCAGTGGGCTGTTTTTGGATGAGTGCTAGAGTATTTCCTTGGCATGATGCCACTGATTCCAGATCACaccagaagtgacttcatcatGCTGTGGAAGTAAGTACCCACCTTCCCCATCTCCTGCCAATTGCCAGGCCATAGCAACCCTAATCTTGGCCAATTCTGCTCCTACAGCcacccattccacatggcttttgtccacgCAGGTCCCATTATTTACAGCATAGCCTTTAAGGAAGTTAAAGctcatgccccccctccccaggttgGACTGGGATGGAAAAATGGCCCAGGAAAAGAGCCATAGTCACATAAGCAATTTGGGGTTAGTTAAATTATGCTAATCTAGGAATGTCTAATACATGAATAGTTACCAGGTCAACCTGAGCATTGATTTTAAAACTGTCATAATCATTTTCACTCATGGAGACAAGGATGTCAGCTAAAATATCCAAGGATGATGCAATCCCCTGCAAGAAAAACACataaggagagacagagagagagaacatattTGTATGGAGGAAGATGACCTGGGAAAAGACCATGATGTCTAGATTAACATTACCAGTTTGGCTCACATCAACTCTTTAACTAGACCATCAAATAAAATTGCTCAAATATTGTTAATATATGGAGTGCTATATTTTAAACTCTGCTCTTAGCTTTTAAGAGACCTGTGCATTCTGCTTGGTGTCAGAGACACATCTGATTAGCCACTGCTTTTAAAATCCACAATAGTGGCTGTTGTCATTTCAGCCCTCTTCTGAGAAGAATATGAGCTCCTGACACCAACTCCACCCTGTGCCCCACATTTCCCAAGCCTTGGTGGACTCTCTGGACATGAAGAGACAAAACAactttaagattatggcctgaAACGACCACTCCACTTTTGCTTTTCAGCCCGGTGAAAAGCTCTGGAGAACTTAAAAGCTTGTacactgttttgcatcattttgGGTGGTGTTGATAAAATGATATTATATGGATTTAGTACATCTTTCCAGAGATGTAAGCCCTGTTGAATAgacatgtttaggattgctctcaaaATGAATTCTATAAACAGTACACCAGCAAAacaagattaatttttaaaaatgaaatcattACCT
Encoded here:
- the ALPK1 gene encoding alpha-protein kinase 1, coding for MNNQKMVAILLQECKQELDRLSPEVEDQSKETANRHQQNGALLPDDLKTLIEEAKEMKWPFVPEKWQYKQAVNLEDKTNLKDVINARLHELLVCLKSSITVRDYSTAAAIVFLIDRFLYWVDGSSQLLQIAKRLHKLQPTTPIAPQLVIRQARVSVNAGKLLKAEYILSSLINDNGATGVWKYAQESDRILVQSVCMQIRGQILQKLGMWYEAAQLIWASIVGFFTLPQPDKKGIASSLDILADILVSMSENDYDSFKINAQVDLNLLKEFDHRLLSAAEACKLAAAFSQFTPLFVLTAMNIRGTCLLSYSYSNACPSEKQKFYLLEAKESFEIGLLSKKDKELVTSKLELHSFVKAAFCLTKVHQKLYGESMILNQVSQLCQEALEKLYRYGHSPHPKDQDKEMFAKEIMWLIMSVKDQLQVLAFPNSDAKSYVPDSYKKEVGRQIVNGEQSFQKILKVYSQHHASICEVFENTCKSHKMRKGEGKMGPCITALKTETRNADTVCATEERSHHRKDPVKIPDSQKARKGHEGLKSPMRKKLSRVPVVDLSLDEEMESEPSERAESNVDGASSPSPSRGEMTSSLRSWSKLSKSSSFTSWEEVDNNKSEIPQEKETKIKGFTGKSQHHSAVLTEVVEENAEDCNLDLLSSKTHNLSLQDTQNNCTSSLKHPFNKNTALANKQAESYSLFKEGHFKGTEHEENASKHSLTEANSAANKNGCDSSSNCIIPSSNGLSSSKQDQFGMVISSSVMDSNSGGKSTEDPDSSKQVIEPGSRNHWPLVDPVETVDITKDAPVRPHLPSNSMTSASMHSAIKAERDNFVQNWLNKSVATTAAGASFEMPAIDSQADTVNDLEFVFGSERQFVGNHTDMNIRRDQPSQPETPSGRNKSLVNQFSDCATTEEAEGEKRRPFLTSHHSSSSLKSWCKSSQFSSSFSELENSSFLNSSGSSFCFIGKTKEQVLQARNLSNEDYERLLSGAEHTWLVERLKNTGLFKPKFLHKAYSALLLKYSKKSGLWTAQETAVYIGDYLNVAKKGRQRNAFWIHFLHQEETLGRYVGKEYKEEKELLHHFSDVERQMTAQYYVTEFNKRLYEQNIATQIFYIPSAILLILEGKSIQGCVSAEPYILGEFVKLSNNTKVVKSEYKATEYGLAYGHFCYEFSHGSDVVVDLQGWVTGDGKGLIYLTDPQIHSLSQKEASCLTNFGKKGIYYFFNNQHTECNEICHRLSLARPVEKPSRL